In Stutzerimonas stutzeri, a genomic segment contains:
- a CDS encoding MotA/TolQ/ExbB proton channel family protein: MSRLLTLLLIGLLPAMVQAAEPLSPDQLLQRIRSERAAEVDAMQAREQAFIQNRGEQAQLLARANAALEKQKAEAERLKAEFDRQEVELAEQEKLLAQRVGHLGELFGVVRQSAGDIAGQWQDSLLNAQYPERLKRLKALAESRTLPSAEDLDSFWMTLLEDLTASGQIERVELPVVGVDGQRSEQSVLRVGNFSAFTEDNFLRYDSDARELLTPSRQPAGMGLVNDYLSSNDTLATLPIDPSRGSLLAQLQRQPQLWDRIQQGGLVGWVILVLGAIGLILAVWRMIYLAGVGRAVNRQTRELHQPRDDNPLGRIIGVLGPKPQLSDLETLELKLDEAILQETPPLERGQPLLKLLSAVAPLLGLLGTVTGMIVTFQAITQSGGGDSRLMADGISQALVTTVLGLVVAIPLLFLHSLLASRSKALIQLLEQQSAGLIALHLSGTARRD, translated from the coding sequence ATGAGCCGTTTGCTGACGTTGTTGCTCATCGGCCTGTTGCCGGCAATGGTTCAGGCAGCCGAGCCCTTGAGCCCTGATCAGCTGCTGCAGCGCATTCGCAGCGAGCGCGCTGCGGAAGTCGATGCCATGCAAGCGCGGGAGCAGGCTTTCATCCAGAACCGCGGCGAGCAAGCGCAACTGCTAGCGCGAGCCAATGCCGCGCTTGAAAAGCAGAAGGCCGAAGCCGAGCGCTTAAAAGCTGAATTCGATCGCCAGGAAGTCGAGCTGGCCGAACAGGAAAAGCTGCTGGCGCAGCGGGTTGGCCACCTTGGCGAACTGTTCGGAGTGGTTAGACAGAGTGCTGGCGATATTGCCGGACAGTGGCAGGACAGCTTACTCAACGCGCAATACCCGGAGCGACTCAAGCGGCTCAAGGCGCTGGCTGAAAGCCGCACGCTGCCATCTGCGGAGGATCTGGACAGCTTCTGGATGACCCTGCTTGAAGACCTCACGGCCAGCGGCCAGATCGAGCGGGTAGAACTGCCGGTTGTGGGCGTCGACGGGCAGCGCAGCGAGCAATCGGTACTGCGTGTCGGCAACTTCTCGGCTTTTACAGAAGACAACTTCCTGCGCTACGACAGTGACGCTCGCGAGTTGCTGACGCCCAGTCGCCAACCGGCCGGCATGGGGCTGGTCAATGACTACCTGAGCAGCAATGACACGCTGGCGACTCTGCCGATCGATCCGAGCCGCGGCTCGCTGCTGGCTCAGTTGCAGCGTCAGCCACAGCTGTGGGATCGCATTCAGCAAGGCGGGCTGGTGGGCTGGGTCATATTGGTCCTGGGCGCTATCGGCCTGATCCTCGCTGTCTGGCGCATGATTTATCTGGCGGGCGTGGGAAGAGCGGTGAACCGTCAGACCCGTGAGCTCCACCAGCCGCGCGATGACAATCCGCTAGGCCGCATCATTGGCGTGCTGGGGCCCAAGCCACAGCTGTCGGACCTCGAGACTCTCGAGCTCAAGCTCGACGAGGCGATCCTTCAAGAAACACCGCCCCTCGAGCGCGGTCAGCCACTGCTCAAACTGCTCAGCGCCGTCGCACCACTGCTCGGTCTGCTGGGCACCGTGACCGGGATGATCGTGACCTTCCAGGCGATCACCCAGAGTGGTGGTGGCGATTCACGCCTGATGGCCGACGGTATTTCCCAGGCGCTGGTGACTACGGTTCTCGGGCTGGTAGTGGCGATCCCGCTGCTGTTCCTGCACAGCCTGCTGGCCAGCCGCAGCAAGGCGCTGATCCAACTGCTCGAGCAGCAGAGTGCTGGCTTGATCGCGCTGCATCTGTCGGGGACCGCACGTCGTGACTGA